One Streptococcus sp. zg-86 DNA window includes the following coding sequences:
- the dhaQ gene encoding DhaKLM operon coactivator DhaQ: MVAIINQAHHVISQYIDGFLLTHPELERLDQEPIIALREQEKTCVPLISGGGAGHEPMHLGFVGQGMLTAAVYGEVFIPPTANQILRAIRHVNKGSGVFVIVKNFEADLLAFQTAIHQARQEGIPIKYIVSHDDISVDTKKNFQKRHRGLAGTILLHKIVGAAAQSGLSLDDLEQLALALSTEIATIGFARKSARFPQAAHPLFELEEGQISYGIGIHGEEGYRTVPFESSEQLANEIVNKLKLRFRWQEGEEFILLVNNLGTISELEQGVFLNDICQLLDLEGLRLSFIKAGRFATSLDMAGLSVTLCRVKDPVWLAYLQEKTTAPAW, encoded by the coding sequence ATGGTTGCCATTATCAATCAAGCTCATCACGTTATTTCTCAATATATAGATGGTTTCTTGCTAACTCATCCCGAACTTGAGCGGCTAGATCAAGAGCCTATTATTGCTTTGAGGGAGCAAGAAAAGACTTGTGTTCCTTTGATTTCGGGTGGTGGTGCTGGTCATGAACCCATGCATCTAGGCTTTGTAGGACAAGGGATGCTGACAGCGGCAGTTTATGGCGAAGTTTTTATTCCACCAACTGCTAATCAAATCTTACGTGCGATTCGGCATGTGAATAAAGGAAGCGGCGTTTTTGTTATCGTTAAAAATTTTGAAGCAGATCTACTAGCTTTTCAAACGGCTATTCATCAAGCTCGTCAAGAAGGTATTCCAATTAAGTATATTGTGTCCCATGATGACATTTCTGTTGACACCAAAAAGAATTTTCAAAAGCGACATAGAGGACTAGCAGGAACCATTTTACTGCATAAGATTGTAGGGGCAGCGGCCCAGTCAGGCCTGTCCTTGGATGATTTAGAACAGCTGGCTTTAGCCTTGTCAACAGAGATTGCGACGATTGGTTTTGCAAGGAAATCAGCACGTTTTCCTCAAGCAGCACACCCTTTATTTGAGCTAGAAGAAGGGCAAATTTCGTATGGTATCGGTATTCATGGTGAAGAAGGCTATCGGACGGTTCCCTTTGAATCATCAGAGCAATTAGCTAATGAAATTGTCAACAAGTTAAAACTGCGTTTCCGTTGGCAGGAGGGGGAAGAGTTTATCCTCTTGGTGAATAATTTAGGGACGATTTCCGAGTTAGAACAAGGTGTTTTTCTGAATGATATTTGCCAATTATTGGATTTGGAAGGTTTGCGACTTTCCTTTATCAAGGCAGGACGATTTGCGACCAGTTTAGACATGGCAGGGCTGTCTGTCACCCTTTGCCGTGTCAAAGACCCTGTCTGGCTTGCGTATTTACAGGAAAAAACCACCGCACCAGCTTGGTAG
- the dhaS gene encoding dihydroxyacetone kinase transcriptional activator DhaS translates to MGTSLITKKRIAKAFKQQLAQKSFDKLSVVDIMQEANMRRQTFYNYFLDKYELLDWIFETELQEQVTDNLNYISGLTLLDELLYYIEQNQSFYVQLFEIKGQNAFVAYLDGYCQILLEKILREVQSQERVNLEDNYVQFLVSYHAGALLSLIEQGIRQCPCRLCEHYPYLVQVVTRSVREGKGK, encoded by the coding sequence ATGGGAACATCTCTGATTACAAAAAAGCGGATTGCAAAGGCCTTTAAACAGCAACTGGCCCAAAAGAGCTTTGATAAACTATCGGTTGTGGATATTATGCAGGAAGCCAACATGCGGCGCCAGACATTTTATAATTATTTTTTGGATAAGTATGAACTGCTGGACTGGATTTTTGAAACGGAGTTACAGGAGCAGGTCACCGATAATCTCAACTATATCAGTGGTTTGACCCTGCTCGATGAATTGCTTTACTATATTGAACAAAATCAGTCCTTCTATGTTCAGCTGTTTGAAATCAAAGGCCAAAATGCTTTTGTTGCTTACTTGGACGGCTATTGTCAGATTTTACTAGAGAAGATTCTTCGAGAGGTGCAAAGTCAGGAGCGTGTGAACCTAGAGGACAACTATGTGCAATTCTTAGTCTCATATCATGCGGGGGCCCTGCTCTCCTTGATTGAGCAGGGAATTCGACAGTGTCCATGTAGACTTTGTGAGCACTATCCTTATTTGGTGCAAGTGGTCACAAGGTCAGTTAGAGAAGGAAAGGGGAAGTAA
- the dhaK gene encoding dihydroxyacetone kinase subunit DhaK produces the protein MKKIINQPEHVVDEMLQGLVFMHGQLVERLDGYDVIVRKAEKRGKVGLISGGGSGHEPSHAGFVGRGMLSAAVCGAVFTSPTPDQILEAIKAADEGAGVFMVIKNYSGDIMNFEMAQELAEMEGIEVASVVVDDDIAVENSLYTQGRRGVAGTILVHKILGHAAETGKSLAEIKELADKLVPQIKTIGLALSGATVPEVGKPGFVLEEDEFEYGVGIHGEPGYKKEKLQPSKDLAEELVAKLLQDFEATAGEKYGLLINGLGATPLMEQYVFANDVAQLLESKQIEVVYHKIGNYMTSIDMAGLSLTLIQLEDSSWLEALEAAVETPAW, from the coding sequence ATGAAAAAAATTATCAATCAGCCAGAGCACGTTGTCGATGAAATGCTCCAAGGTCTTGTCTTTATGCATGGGCAATTGGTTGAGCGCTTAGACGGCTATGACGTCATCGTTCGGAAAGCTGAAAAACGTGGAAAAGTTGGACTCATCTCAGGTGGAGGTTCTGGTCACGAGCCGTCTCACGCAGGTTTTGTTGGACGTGGTATGCTATCAGCTGCTGTCTGTGGAGCTGTCTTTACTTCGCCAACACCAGATCAGATCTTAGAAGCTATCAAGGCAGCTGACGAAGGGGCAGGCGTCTTTATGGTCATCAAAAACTATTCTGGTGACATTATGAACTTCGAAATGGCACAGGAATTGGCTGAAATGGAAGGCATTGAAGTTGCAAGTGTCGTCGTGGATGATGATATTGCAGTCGAAAACAGCCTCTATACACAAGGTCGTCGCGGTGTTGCTGGTACGATTTTAGTCCATAAGATTCTTGGCCATGCTGCTGAAACAGGAAAATCCCTCGCTGAAATCAAAGAATTAGCAGATAAACTTGTTCCGCAGATTAAAACTATTGGACTAGCCCTTTCAGGAGCTACTGTCCCTGAAGTTGGAAAACCAGGTTTTGTCCTAGAAGAAGATGAATTTGAATACGGTGTTGGTATCCACGGTGAACCGGGCTATAAGAAAGAAAAACTCCAACCGTCTAAAGACTTGGCTGAAGAGTTAGTTGCTAAATTACTCCAAGATTTTGAAGCCACAGCAGGCGAGAAATATGGTCTTCTTATCAACGGTCTCGGGGCTACACCACTCATGGAACAGTATGTTTTTGCTAACGACGTCGCACAACTCTTAGAGAGTAAGCAAATTGAAGTGGTCTACCATAAGATTGGAAACTATATGACATCAATCGATATGGCAGGACTATCCCTCACCCTCATTCAATTAGAAGATAGCAGCTGGTTGGAGGCTTTAGAGGCAGCAGTTGAAACCCCAGCTTGGTAA
- the dhaL gene encoding dihydroxyacetone kinase subunit DhaL, whose translation METQAVFKWMQLFAQKIQENKDLLSELDTPIGDGDHGGNMARGMAAVMEELEGKEFASSDQIFKVVSMQLLSKVGGASGPLYGSAFMGLTKSVQANASLLDSLQAGLDMIQKRGKAVVGEKTMVDVWTSVISDIRAGTLSLDSIRTAVDNTKDLQATKGRASYVGERSVGHIDPGSYSSGLLFEALVEAGLV comes from the coding sequence ATGGAGACACAAGCAGTATTCAAATGGATGCAATTATTTGCTCAAAAAATCCAAGAAAATAAAGACTTGTTGAGCGAGTTAGATACACCGATTGGAGATGGTGACCACGGTGGTAATATGGCACGAGGCATGGCAGCGGTCATGGAAGAGTTAGAGGGAAAGGAATTTGCTAGTTCCGATCAAATCTTTAAAGTCGTGTCCATGCAACTGCTTAGTAAAGTCGGTGGAGCTTCTGGACCACTCTATGGCTCAGCTTTCATGGGATTAACCAAGAGCGTACAAGCGAATGCTTCTCTCCTGGATAGCCTTCAAGCTGGACTTGATATGATTCAGAAGCGAGGCAAGGCAGTAGTCGGAGAAAAAACCATGGTTGATGTATGGACTTCAGTCATTTCCGATATAAGAGCTGGGACACTCAGCCTTGATTCCATTCGCACAGCCGTTGACAACACCAAGGACTTACAGGCTACAAAGGGACGGGCTTCTTACGTTGGGGAGCGTTCTGTGGGACATATCGATCCTGGTTCCTACTCTTCTGGTCTTCTTTTTGAAGCATTGGTGGAGGCTGGACTCGTATGA
- the dhaM gene encoding dihydroxyacetone kinase phosphoryl donor subunit DhaM, whose translation MTQIGIVLVSHSRHLAQGVVDLISEVAKDVPLTYCGGLEDGSIGTEFSRVEETVANNPADTILAFFDLGSARMNMEMVADFSDKDIRIQSVPIVEGSYTAAALLQAGAPLDTILEQLAELQINK comes from the coding sequence ATGACACAAATTGGTATCGTCCTTGTCTCTCACTCTCGTCATCTCGCCCAAGGAGTTGTTGATTTAATCTCCGAAGTCGCAAAAGATGTCCCTCTTACCTATTGTGGTGGATTAGAAGACGGCAGTATCGGAACGGAATTTTCCCGAGTAGAAGAGACTGTCGCAAATAATCCAGCAGACACCATTCTTGCCTTCTTTGACCTAGGCAGTGCCCGCATGAACATGGAAATGGTTGCAGATTTCTCTGATAAAGATATCCGGATCCAGTCTGTTCCTATTGTCGAAGGAAGCTACACCGCAGCAGCCCTCTTGCAAGCAGGCGCTCCCCTTGACACTATTCTGGAACAGCTAGCAGAACTACAAATCAACAAATAA
- a CDS encoding proline--tRNA ligase, producing MKQSKMIIPTLREMPSDAQVISHALMVRAGYVRQISAGIYSYLPLANRVIEKAKNIMRQEFDKIGAVEFLAPALLSADIWRESGRYDTYGDDLYKLKNREGSDFILGPTHEETVTLLARDAVQSYKQLPLNIYQIQPKYRDEKRPRNGLLRGREFIMKDGYSFHASYDSLDQTYDDYKSAYEAIFTRAGLEFKAIIGDGGAMGGKDSQEFMAITPDRTDFDRWVVLDKSVASFDEIPEEVLVAIKEELAAWLVSGEDTIVYSSDSSYAANLEMATSEYKPRNVVVAEEELVKVATPDSKTIDEVATFLNIPEEQTIKTMLFMADGEPVVALLVGNDQVNDVKLKNHLGADFFDVATPEQAVEVFGASFGSLGPVGLPETVKIIADRKVEGLKNAVVGANEDGFHYTGANAGRDYQVSEYVDIREVKEGEPSPDGKGTLQFARGIEIGHIFKLGTRYSDSMNATILDENGRAVPIIMGCYGIGVSRLLSAVLEQHARLFVNKTPKGEYRFAWGINFPKELAPFDVHLIPVNVKDEAAMSLTQSIEDSLVAAGYEVLTDDRNERVGVKFSDSDLIGLPIRVTVGKKAAEGIVEVKIKGTGDTVEVHVNQLLETLQILANK from the coding sequence ATGAAACAATCAAAAATGATCATCCCAACCTTGAGGGAAATGCCTTCTGATGCGCAGGTGATTAGCCATGCTTTAATGGTACGTGCAGGCTATGTTCGTCAGATATCTGCAGGGATTTACAGCTATTTGCCACTGGCTAACCGTGTAATTGAAAAGGCTAAAAACATCATGCGTCAAGAGTTTGACAAGATTGGTGCGGTCGAATTTTTAGCCCCAGCACTTTTATCAGCTGACATCTGGCGTGAATCAGGCCGTTATGATACGTATGGTGATGACCTTTACAAGTTAAAAAATCGCGAGGGTTCAGATTTTATTCTGGGTCCTACTCATGAAGAAACGGTAACCTTGTTGGCCCGCGATGCGGTGCAATCTTATAAGCAGTTGCCTTTGAATATCTATCAAATTCAACCTAAGTACCGTGATGAAAAACGCCCACGTAATGGTCTGCTTCGTGGCCGTGAATTTATCATGAAAGATGGGTACAGCTTCCATGCGAGCTATGATAGTTTGGATCAGACTTATGATGATTATAAGTCTGCTTATGAAGCTATTTTTACTCGTGCAGGGTTAGAATTTAAGGCAATCATTGGTGATGGTGGTGCCATGGGTGGTAAGGATAGCCAAGAATTTATGGCTATTACTCCAGACCGTACAGATTTTGACCGCTGGGTGGTATTGGATAAGTCTGTGGCTTCTTTTGATGAGATTCCTGAAGAAGTTCTAGTAGCAATCAAGGAAGAATTGGCAGCTTGGTTGGTATCAGGAGAAGATACGATTGTCTATTCGAGCGACTCAAGCTATGCAGCCAATCTTGAAATGGCAACGAGTGAATATAAGCCGCGTAATGTGGTTGTAGCCGAAGAAGAATTGGTCAAGGTTGCAACACCTGACAGTAAAACCATTGATGAAGTGGCTACCTTCTTAAACATTCCAGAAGAACAAACCATTAAAACCATGCTCTTTATGGCAGATGGAGAACCTGTGGTCGCTTTACTTGTTGGAAATGACCAAGTCAATGATGTCAAATTAAAAAATCACTTGGGAGCGGATTTCTTTGATGTCGCAACGCCAGAACAAGCTGTTGAGGTCTTTGGAGCCTCATTTGGTTCATTGGGACCAGTAGGTCTTCCTGAAACGGTAAAAATTATTGCTGACCGTAAGGTCGAAGGCTTGAAAAATGCGGTGGTTGGTGCCAATGAAGATGGCTTCCATTATACAGGTGCCAATGCGGGTCGTGACTATCAAGTTAGTGAATATGTAGATATTCGTGAGGTGAAAGAAGGCGAGCCGTCACCAGATGGAAAAGGAACCTTACAATTTGCTCGTGGAATTGAAATTGGCCACATCTTTAAATTGGGGACACGCTATTCAGACAGCATGAACGCAACAATTTTAGATGAAAATGGTCGTGCCGTGCCAATCATTATGGGTTGCTATGGTATCGGAGTCAGTCGTCTATTGTCAGCTGTCTTAGAACAGCATGCTCGTTTGTTTGTCAATAAAACACCAAAAGGAGAATACCGCTTTGCTTGGGGCATTAACTTCCCGAAAGAATTAGCGCCGTTTGATGTACACTTGATTCCGGTAAATGTCAAAGATGAAGCAGCTATGAGCTTGACACAATCAATTGAGGACAGTTTGGTAGCAGCTGGTTATGAAGTTTTAACGGACGACCGCAATGAGCGTGTCGGTGTGAAATTCTCAGATAGTGACTTGATTGGTTTGCCAATTCGTGTAACAGTTGGTAAAAAAGCAGCAGAGGGCATTGTTGAAGTGAAAATCAAGGGAACAGGTGATACGGTCGAAGTTCATGTGAATCAATTACTGGAAACCCTCCAAATCTTAGCAAATAAATAA
- the rseP gene encoding RIP metalloprotease RseP: MKGIIAFIFIFGVIVVVHEFGHFYFAKKSGILVREFAIGMGPKIFSHIGADGTAYTIRILPLGGYVRMAGWGEDKTEIKTGTPVSLTVNAEGVVTRINLSNKLLDDTSLPMNVTSYDFEEKLDITGLVLEESKTFSVDHDATIIEEDGTEVRIAPVDVQYQNASIWGRLITNFAGPMNNFILGFVAFVLFFFLQGGVPDSTSNQVTVTEGGAIQQAGVVTGDQILAINGEKVSDYDEIARAIAKASEDAKSAPTLTVELSHEGEKKTLDVTTKEQDGRYYLGISPILKTGFVDKVVGGFKETLSTSLLIVKALKNIIAQFDLNKLGGPVAIYQISSQAAASGWSDVLRLLAMLSINLGIFNLIPIPALDGGKIVINIIEAIRRKPLKQETESYITLAGVAVMVILMIAVTWNDILRVFF, translated from the coding sequence ATGAAGGGAATTATAGCATTTATTTTTATCTTTGGTGTGATTGTCGTTGTCCATGAGTTTGGACACTTCTATTTTGCAAAGAAATCAGGGATTCTCGTACGGGAATTTGCAATTGGAATGGGACCGAAAATCTTTTCCCATATCGGAGCAGATGGAACGGCTTATACCATTCGTATCTTGCCTTTGGGTGGCTATGTTCGTATGGCCGGCTGGGGTGAAGATAAGACAGAAATAAAGACGGGAACACCTGTTTCGCTCACTGTCAACGCAGAAGGAGTGGTGACCCGTATTAACTTGTCTAACAAGCTCTTAGACGATACTAGTCTTCCCATGAACGTGACGTCCTACGATTTTGAAGAAAAACTAGACATCACAGGCTTAGTCCTAGAAGAAAGCAAGACATTTTCAGTAGACCATGATGCAACCATTATTGAGGAAGACGGTACAGAAGTGCGCATTGCACCAGTAGATGTTCAGTATCAAAATGCTTCGATCTGGGGGCGTTTAATCACTAATTTTGCAGGTCCGATGAATAATTTCATCTTAGGCTTTGTCGCCTTTGTCCTCTTTTTCTTCCTACAAGGGGGAGTGCCAGATAGTACGAGTAATCAGGTGACGGTGACAGAAGGTGGTGCCATTCAGCAGGCTGGTGTTGTTACAGGCGATCAGATTCTTGCTATCAATGGTGAAAAGGTCAGTGATTATGATGAAATTGCTCGTGCTATTGCTAAGGCTAGTGAAGATGCCAAATCAGCTCCAACTCTAACAGTAGAACTCAGTCATGAGGGAGAGAAAAAAACGCTTGATGTCACGACGAAAGAGCAAGATGGTCGGTATTATCTTGGTATTTCACCGATTTTAAAGACGGGCTTTGTTGATAAAGTAGTCGGTGGATTTAAGGAAACACTTTCAACTAGTTTATTGATTGTGAAGGCTCTGAAAAATATTATTGCTCAATTTGATTTAAATAAACTAGGTGGACCAGTTGCCATCTACCAAATCAGCTCACAAGCAGCAGCTAGTGGCTGGAGTGATGTTTTACGCTTGCTGGCCATGCTATCCATTAACTTAGGAATCTTTAACTTGATTCCGATTCCTGCCCTTGACGGTGGAAAAATTGTCATCAATATCATTGAAGCGATTCGTAGAAAGCCTCTCAAACAAGAAACAGAGTCCTATATTACTCTGGCTGGTGTTGCAGTGATGGTGATTCTCATGATTGCAGTGACTTGGAATGATATTTTACGTGTCTTTTTCTAA
- a CDS encoding phosphatidate cytidylyltransferase — MSKDLQKRVIFGGIALAIFIPFLLKGGVPFQLFTGLLAMIATAELIKMHGLLPNSVEGMLAMLGSLVLTLPLENYVPFLPTDGNYTAYAIVVFCLLGSTVLNINHYSYAEVAFPIASSFYVGIGFHHLILARMDSLEKVLFALFIVWATDIGAYLIGSQIGRRKLMPKVSPNKTVEGSLGGIVSAVVVAMIFLLVNKTVTAGYSFVVMLFLVALFSIAAQFGDLVESAIKRRFGVKDSGKVIPGHGGILDRFDSLIFVFPIMHFFGLF; from the coding sequence ATGTCAAAGGATTTACAGAAACGAGTCATTTTTGGCGGAATTGCGTTAGCTATTTTTATTCCGTTTTTACTAAAAGGCGGAGTTCCTTTTCAACTTTTCACAGGCCTTTTAGCGATGATTGCAACCGCTGAGCTAATCAAGATGCATGGATTGTTGCCAAATTCAGTTGAAGGCATGCTGGCTATGTTGGGCAGTCTTGTCTTGACCTTGCCTTTAGAAAACTATGTTCCCTTTCTACCGACAGACGGGAACTATACAGCCTATGCTATTGTGGTCTTCTGCCTATTAGGATCAACGGTCTTGAATATTAATCACTATTCTTACGCAGAAGTTGCCTTTCCAATCGCATCTAGTTTTTATGTCGGAATTGGGTTTCATCATCTGATATTGGCTCGCATGGATAGTCTGGAAAAGGTCTTGTTTGCTTTATTCATCGTCTGGGCGACAGATATTGGAGCTTATCTGATTGGTAGTCAGATTGGGCGACGCAAGCTAATGCCAAAAGTCTCGCCAAATAAAACTGTGGAAGGCAGTCTTGGTGGTATTGTTTCTGCGGTGGTGGTAGCCATGATTTTCCTTTTGGTGAATAAGACAGTAACAGCGGGTTATTCATTTGTAGTGATGCTATTCTTAGTTGCTTTATTTTCTATCGCTGCCCAATTTGGAGATTTAGTAGAAAGTGCCATTAAACGTCGATTTGGTGTCAAAGACTCTGGCAAAGTCATTCCAGGTCATGGTGGCATTTTAGATCGGTTTGATAGTTTGATTTTTGTCTTTCCTATCATGCACTTTTTTGGTTTATTCTAA
- a CDS encoding isoprenyl transferase: MFRFPFKKKETIETAIQVPKHIAIIMDGNGRWAKKRMQPRVMGHKAGMDALQRVTKSASDMGVKVLTVYAFSTENWTRPEKEVKFIMNLPVEFYDKYVPDLHANNVKIQMIGDHARLPEATKSALEKAIQKTKHNTGLILNFALNYGGRDELTHAVKEIAQAVLDTKFNPGDIDERLISGYLYTNTLPYTLRDPDLVIRTSGELRLSNFLPWQTAYSELYFTDIAWPDFDEQALHEAIKEYNRRHRRFGGI; the protein is encoded by the coding sequence ATGTTCCGCTTTCCATTTAAGAAAAAAGAAACGATTGAAACAGCTATTCAAGTCCCTAAGCATATTGCCATTATCATGGATGGAAATGGTCGCTGGGCGAAAAAGCGAATGCAGCCACGTGTCATGGGGCACAAGGCAGGGATGGATGCGCTGCAAAGAGTGACCAAATCAGCCTCTGATATGGGGGTCAAGGTCTTAACGGTCTATGCCTTTTCAACAGAGAATTGGACACGACCAGAAAAAGAAGTTAAGTTCATCATGAACTTGCCCGTTGAATTTTATGATAAATATGTGCCTGATTTGCATGCTAATAACGTAAAAATCCAGATGATTGGCGATCATGCACGCCTACCTGAAGCAACAAAATCAGCTCTTGAAAAAGCCATTCAAAAAACCAAGCACAATACGGGTTTGATTTTGAATTTTGCCTTAAACTATGGTGGTCGTGATGAATTGACCCATGCGGTAAAAGAAATTGCTCAAGCCGTGCTTGATACGAAATTTAACCCAGGAGATATTGATGAACGCTTGATTTCTGGTTACCTCTATACCAATACCCTACCCTATACCTTACGTGATCCAGATTTAGTCATTCGGACGAGTGGCGAGTTGCGTTTGAGTAATTTTTTACCCTGGCAAACAGCCTATAGTGAATTGTACTTTACAGATATAGCTTGGCCAGATTTTGATGAACAGGCGCTTCATGAAGCAATTAAAGAATACAACAGACGCCACAGACGTTTCGGTGGTATCTAA
- the yajC gene encoding preprotein translocase subunit YajC has product MGQLLFPLLMVAMLGFMIFSQRKQQKNRLEALSQIKKGDEIVTIGGLYGIVDEINEQKVVLDVDGVYLTFERSAIRGRVSQAATVETVVEEAVIEETAVTEE; this is encoded by the coding sequence ATGGGTCAATTATTATTTCCACTATTGATGGTGGCTATGCTAGGATTCATGATTTTTTCTCAACGAAAACAACAAAAAAATCGCTTGGAAGCCTTGAGCCAAATTAAAAAAGGCGACGAGATTGTGACTATTGGTGGTTTGTATGGAATCGTAGATGAGATTAACGAGCAGAAAGTGGTGTTGGATGTGGATGGTGTCTATTTGACATTTGAACGTTCAGCTATTCGTGGTCGTGTCAGCCAAGCAGCTACTGTTGAAACAGTGGTTGAAGAAGCAGTTATAGAAGAAACAGCTGTGACAGAGGAATAA
- a CDS encoding TetR/AcrR family transcriptional regulator: MKQDLRFQKTELALQKAFLDLLQTKDIAKISVKEICTVAQVSRNAFYQHYETKEHLYDSMLKEILLSIEEACKPLAKDLASISTAERRLFLDNILRAVEDHRFVIYQLLTSEPAAFSAAFQEMLLSANLQGSKEVIAPPHNSYIHVFSGGVSAFVSYWLLETSFSLEEAQERLFAILGQMMLVSD; the protein is encoded by the coding sequence TTGAAACAAGATTTACGGTTCCAAAAAACGGAATTAGCTCTCCAAAAAGCCTTTTTAGACTTGCTCCAAACGAAAGACATCGCTAAAATCTCTGTGAAGGAAATCTGTACAGTAGCTCAGGTATCGCGTAATGCCTTTTATCAGCATTATGAAACCAAAGAACACCTCTATGATAGTATGCTAAAAGAGATTTTACTATCAATTGAGGAGGCATGTAAACCGCTTGCCAAAGATTTAGCCAGCATTTCAACAGCTGAGCGTCGCTTGTTTTTGGATAATATTCTTCGGGCAGTTGAAGATCATCGCTTTGTGATCTATCAATTGTTGACCAGTGAGCCAGCTGCTTTTTCTGCCGCCTTTCAAGAGATGCTCCTTTCTGCCAATCTCCAAGGCAGTAAAGAGGTTATTGCACCGCCTCATAATTCCTATATCCATGTGTTCTCAGGAGGGGTTTCTGCCTTTGTCAGCTATTGGCTCTTGGAAACGAGCTTTAGTTTGGAAGAAGCCCAAGAAAGATTATTCGCTATTTTAGGACAAATGATGCTTGTTTCAGATTAA
- a CDS encoding NAD(P)H-dependent flavin oxidoreductase — protein sequence MANRVTEILGIEKPIIQGPLAWLTNGAYAGAVSAAGGLGVLGISAGQTVAATTVEETVENMRREIRIARQITNNPLGLNVAPGHPNTDIFTQPMLDLMAEEGVKVAVMVGEFSAEWTKRFHDKGIKVIFRAATPTVENTEEAIQGGADIIVATGFDEGGTVPEKAIGTFSIVPMIVDAAKGRVPVMAAGGIADARTAKAAFALGAEGLFVGTAFMMSEESILAQNIKEQALAANASDLLLYRTVPAFYRSLPGTIPNKLLEMSQAGASEEEIFEMQGAYNGMRDGMLFGDLTKGFASFGLGISMIDTIEPVAVIMDKLMSGIEELV from the coding sequence ATGGCAAATCGTGTTACTGAAATATTAGGAATTGAAAAACCGATTATTCAAGGACCCTTAGCGTGGCTGACAAATGGAGCCTATGCTGGCGCAGTGAGTGCAGCAGGAGGACTAGGTGTTCTGGGGATTAGCGCAGGCCAAACCGTAGCTGCGACAACTGTGGAAGAAACTGTTGAAAATATGCGTCGCGAAATTCGCATTGCCCGTCAAATTACCAATAATCCCCTTGGTTTGAATGTTGCACCAGGTCATCCAAATACAGATATCTTTACACAACCCATGCTGGATTTAATGGCAGAAGAAGGTGTTAAGGTAGCTGTTATGGTGGGAGAATTTTCAGCCGAATGGACCAAGAGATTCCATGACAAGGGGATTAAGGTTATCTTTCGAGCGGCCACTCCAACAGTTGAAAATACGGAAGAAGCCATTCAAGGTGGCGCAGATATTATCGTTGCGACCGGTTTTGATGAAGGTGGAACCGTACCTGAAAAGGCAATTGGCACATTTTCAATTGTTCCTATGATTGTGGATGCCGCAAAAGGGCGTGTTCCAGTCATGGCAGCCGGTGGTATTGCGGATGCACGAACTGCCAAAGCGGCCTTTGCTTTAGGAGCAGAAGGACTCTTTGTCGGAACCGCCTTTATGATGTCTGAAGAATCTATTCTCGCACAAAACATCAAAGAACAAGCCTTGGCTGCAAATGCTTCTGATCTCCTACTCTATCGTACCGTACCAGCATTTTACCGTTCCTTACCAGGTACTATTCCAAATAAACTGCTTGAAATGAGTCAAGCTGGTGCTAGTGAGGAAGAAATTTTTGAGATGCAAGGTGCCTATAATGGGATGCGCGATGGTATGTTATTTGGGGATTTAACCAAGGGATTTGCTTCCTTTGGACTCGGAATTTCTATGATTGATACGATTGAGCCTGTTGCTGTCATCATGGATAAGCTCATGTCTGGAATTGAGGAGTTGGTATAA